Below is a genomic region from Spirosoma radiotolerans.
GTTTTAACGGCAGCGTCCGTCCGGCGCAATGGTAAGGCGAACTAAAAATCTTACCGAAGGTTCGGCACTGGCAGGACTGGCAAGCTCTCGTTGCCATCTTCACTTACGGCCTGTACAGCGAAGTAATAGTTGTCTTTCGAGTAAGGAAGGGTCATGCCTAGCTTCGTTGTGAAAAACTTTTTTTGCCAGAACGGCCAGTAGGTTTCGCGCATGAGTACATAATAGCCTTTTACCTTGCCTGCTGTCGGGGCTTGCCAGTACAAAACGGTTGCGTTGGTGAGGTTTCGAACGTCGACCGTTACTTTCTGGGGCACAATGGGCGCTTTCGCCAGGTTGGCCAGTGTAGCCAGATTGATCGCCGTGTTTTTGCGGAGATATTCGAAGTCCATAAACTTGGCATAATCACCAAATTCAGTCCCGTTTTCCGTACGTAAATCCTGGTGCTGGTGTTCATAGTTTTCGTTCATTTCTGTCAGGCGAACGGCCGCAAAACCACGCTGAACGTACGGCGTATGGTCGCCCCCGCGCAGGTATCGGTCATTTCGATATACCATCACCACTTCCAGATTTTCGACATATCGCTCGCCAACTTCTTTCAGATAGCGGGCCAGCGTGCGGGCTTTGCCGTCGTTTTCGTTGCCAAACTGCCGAATCTGGCCAATACGCCCGGTCGTGTCTTTCAGCAGCACACCCGGCAGGCCCTCGCTAAACACCCGCAGCCGTGTGTTGTCAATGATGCGGGTATCGCTGCTGTTGTTGCTGCCCATGATGTCGTTGTTGAGTACAGCTTCTACGTTCCATTTCTCCTTCAGCGCCCGTTCGGACAGGTGCTCAGCGCCGAGTAAGCCCTGTTCTTCGCCCGTCAGGGTGACAAAGATGACCGTTGCCGGAAACGAGGATTTGCTCATCACCCGGCAAAGTTCAATGACAGCCGCCGTACCCGAGCCATCGTCATTGGCTCCCGGCGCGTCCGATTCGCGGTTCATAACATTGGTGACGCGGCTATCCATGTGGCCCTGCACAATAAAAACGCGGGTATCGTTCGGATCGGTCCCTTTGAGGGTGGCCATCACATTGCCCATATTGGCAGGCTTGTCGACACGCCGGCCGTCGGGCTGGAGGGTCCAGGTATCGAGGGTGGCCGTCATGCGTCCGCCCGACTGTTTGGCGTATTGATTGAATTTGCCCAGAATCCACTGACGGGCGGCTCCAAGGCCTTTTTTGCCCACCTGCGTGGTGGCATCGGCGGGCACGCTCAGGGTATGGCGCGTCCCGAAACTAACAAGACCATTGATGTGTGCGCGCAGGCTATCGGCAGAAATCTGACTAATCAGGTCCGCAATCTGAGGGTCGCGGTTCAGGATGGTTTGCGCGTTGAGTAGGGGAGAAACGAGAAGGAATGCGAGGAAAAAAGGAAGTAACGCTTTTGGTTGCATAAGTTTGCTGATTGAATAGGCGAAGCTACTAAAAAAGCGCAAACTAGCCTAGTTTGCGCTTCCGGGTACGCTTACTGCCGATTTATATTTTGTCAACCGACACTCAGGCAAAATAAGCTAATCTATTATTTGCTCATGTATGTTGCAATGCCAAAGGCGATGACCGATATGACCAGCCCGAACATAAAGACAGAATACGACCAGCGGAGAAGCTTGTATTTTCGCCCCAGTACTTTGCCTAAAAAGTAGATGTCGCGAATCATGCTGGAATACAGGAAATCAGAATCATCCATCATCCGGCGCATTCCCCATTCGTAATCCGACAACCCCATCTGGTGGAAATTGCCAAAAAAGAGCAGATTGGCGGTTTTGTTTTCGATGTCTTCCCGGCTCACGAAACCGCTCGTTACATTGGGTCGGGTAGCCAGTACCGACAGCACGGTAGCCACCAGACAGGTAACGGCCAGCATGACGGTTGGAATGGTCAGAATGGGCCATTCTTCCAGCTTTCGAGCCAGTATACTAACAATCAACGACAACACAATGGTGTTGATCGAGATCATGATGTTCGCCTTGGTATCCGCCATCGAACTCAATTGAAAATGGTTGGCTGACGTCAGGCGGAACATGGTCTCTACACCGCGTTCGGGCTTGCGCTCTTTTTTGACGGTATCTGCTGGTTTTGACTCACTTAGTGGATGAGGTAAGTCTGGCTCTTTCGATAGCTCGTTCAGCGCATCTTTCTGCTCTTTGTGGTGCTTACTCTTGTCTTTATCCGACTTGTCTTTGTCGTGTTTCCCATGTTTGGGTTCATCCTCGGCATCGTCGTCGCCTAGCTGCTGCCGGAGTTTCTCCAGATTCGCTAGCTGACGTGGTTCTAAAACCGTTTTGCCGTAATGCGTGAAATAATGGTGATTCTCCAGAAAATCGGCTGTCTTTTTTCGCCATTTCTTTTTGCTGATTTTTTCGAACGTATGCTTCATTTCCTGCCGGAGATCTTCACTGCGTTCCAGAAAATCGTCGGCCGACAGGTGGCCCAGGTCGGCATCGCACAGGATTTCCGGTAACCGTTTGCCCTGCGGATTCTGGGGCATTTTGGTTGCCTGGATACAGGCTTCTATTTCCTCAATGCGTTTAGGTGATAGTCCCTGTTTTTCCAGAAAGGGCCGCGCTATGTTGATTCCGTTTGCTTCGTGATTGTCACAGCCTTCCTTATACCCTACATCGTGTAGCCAGGCGGCAATGAGCACAGTTTCCCGGTCGGTATCCGATAGTTTTTCATGGTCAGCAATCTCATTGGCAAACGCCACTACCGCCCTTGTATGACTCAGATTGTGGTAGGTATAATCTACAGCAAGGTGCTTTAGCAACGATTCGGCGTAGATTTGGGTTTGTTGAAGCAGCGAGGTTTCCTGGGCGATCATGGAGTTTGCTTTTACAATGCGTGTCGTAAGCTACAACCTAACGAACAAATTTCCGATTTCGTTACCAATTAGCCCCGGTTTTTTCATTGGTAGCTTATTGGTTATCAGTGGTTTGCTCTTTTCGATGTGCCGGGCACATATATTCAGCTAACTGTTACTGTATGCGATTTTTATACGTTCTTACCATTCTGATCTTCATTAACTGGCTCGACGGAATCAGTGCATGGGCGCAGGCTCAGCCGAGCTACACCGTTTTTTTGCTTGGCGACGCCGGTGCCCCGCAGGCTAACGGCAATGATCCGGTGCTGAATACGCTGCGCACGCAACTTCAGAAGTCGGGCACCAACAGTTCATTGATTCTCTTGGGCGATAATATTTACCAGTATGGCCTGCCCGATGCCGATAATCCCGAGCGTGCCGGAGCC
It encodes:
- a CDS encoding M20/M25/M40 family metallo-hydrolase, whose protein sequence is MQPKALLPFFLAFLLVSPLLNAQTILNRDPQIADLISQISADSLRAHINGLVSFGTRHTLSVPADATTQVGKKGLGAARQWILGKFNQYAKQSGGRMTATLDTWTLQPDGRRVDKPANMGNVMATLKGTDPNDTRVFIVQGHMDSRVTNVMNRESDAPGANDDGSGTAAVIELCRVMSKSSFPATVIFVTLTGEEQGLLGAEHLSERALKEKWNVEAVLNNDIMGSNNSSDTRIIDNTRLRVFSEGLPGVLLKDTTGRIGQIRQFGNENDGKARTLARYLKEVGERYVENLEVVMVYRNDRYLRGGDHTPYVQRGFAAVRLTEMNENYEHQHQDLRTENGTEFGDYAKFMDFEYLRKNTAINLATLANLAKAPIVPQKVTVDVRNLTNATVLYWQAPTAGKVKGYYVLMRETYWPFWQKKFFTTKLGMTLPYSKDNYYFAVQAVSEDGNESLPVLPVPNLR
- a CDS encoding Pycsar system effector family protein; amino-acid sequence: MIAQETSLLQQTQIYAESLLKHLAVDYTYHNLSHTRAVVAFANEIADHEKLSDTDRETVLIAAWLHDVGYKEGCDNHEANGINIARPFLEKQGLSPKRIEEIEACIQATKMPQNPQGKRLPEILCDADLGHLSADDFLERSEDLRQEMKHTFEKISKKKWRKKTADFLENHHYFTHYGKTVLEPRQLANLEKLRQQLGDDDAEDEPKHGKHDKDKSDKDKSKHHKEQKDALNELSKEPDLPHPLSESKPADTVKKERKPERGVETMFRLTSANHFQLSSMADTKANIMISINTIVLSLIVSILARKLEEWPILTIPTVMLAVTCLVATVLSVLATRPNVTSGFVSREDIENKTANLLFFGNFHQMGLSDYEWGMRRMMDDSDFLYSSMIRDIYFLGKVLGRKYKLLRWSYSVFMFGLVISVIAFGIATYMSK